Within Pseudomonas paeninsulae, the genomic segment GCGCCAGGGCGCCACGACGGGTGCAGCGTGGGCCGTTGCACAGCAGCAGGCGCTGCTGATGCGGCGGGATCTGCGACCAGGCGTGGTGCCCCGGTATGGCGGCGACTCCCACGCAGGGCAGGTGCAATTCGGGGCGTTCGATCAGGGCGCAGGCGACTTCCACCGGTAAGCCTTCGCTCTGGCCGATGGCGCTGGCGACAAACAGCTGCTCGGCCTCGGCCAGTTGGCCCAGTTCGCTGCGCAACCAGTCGAGGTGCGGGCTGCTGCTCTGCGGTTCCAGGTCGATCACCAGCAACGGCCGTTGACCTTCACTGACCCGCTGCCAGAGCTCGGCGTAACCGCTGCTAGTGTCGACGATATCGGCCAGCGCCGCCGCGCCGCGCAAGGCCGCCAGGCGCTGGCGGAACAGCTCGGCAAACGAGCCGTCGGCGAGGTCGGGGCCGACGAAGAGAATGCAGGCGTAGGGCGAAACGGGCGTGGTCATGGCGGCCTCCAGAGCGGGCCGGCAGTCTAACAGGCGATCCGTTTACGTAGGGTGGGTTAGCCGCATGCCGCGGTTGCCGAACAACACATCCATTCGCGACGCGGCGCAACCCACCAGCGGCGCAACGCGGTCCATCGCCTGCTGGGTTACGCGCCGCGCCACTGTCGTGTGTGGTCGGCGTCCCGCGTCGCTAACCCACCCTACAGGTCTACAGCGGCAAGGCCTCGCAGAGGTCGTCGAGGCTGACGAACTCGCGCTCCACCGCTGGC encodes:
- a CDS encoding (2Fe-2S) ferredoxin domain-containing protein, whose amino-acid sequence is MTTPVSPYACILFVGPDLADGSFAELFRQRLAALRGAAALADIVDTSSGYAELWQRVSEGQRPLLVIDLEPQSSSPHLDWLRSELGQLAEAEQLFVASAIGQSEGLPVEVACALIERPELHLPCVGVAAIPGHHAWSQIPPHQQRLLLCNGPRCTRRGALALWKSLRARLKAAGKLECAGGVHITRTQCQFPCDQGPTLSVYPSGDWYRVRNEAEVIRLVDEHFVGGRQVAELLMPRG